In Candidatus Zixiibacteriota bacterium, the genomic stretch GCCACCGTTCCGCTGGGTCTCACCCGCCTTCGGCGAGAAGGACCCAGCGCAACTGCTACACCCTAGGCGGAGTCGAAGGGTGAATACGCACCGCTGATTCCCGCCCCAAACAAGGTTTGAGGCGGCCACCCGACCGAGGACTGGATTCTGGCCTTCGCCAGAATGACGGAGGTGGGCTGTCCGGCAGTCCGCTTTGTGTTGGCTGAGCCTTCAGACTCGGCGATAGCTTAAACCGCTTGCGCCTTCCCTCGCGATCTGAAGACCACGCGCGCGCTAGAACAGCTTTGAAAAACAGCCCATTTGCTCTTGACTTGGCGGTGTAAACAAGTTACCTTATCAGCAGCCTGACACGATGGCTGCCAATGTGGCAGGTGGGCCGTCGATAATATGGTAACTATATGGCGTTTGAACACTTAAGTGAACGTGAAAAACAGGTTCTGTACAACCTGATAACGCACTACATCCAGTCTGCCGACCCGGTTGGCTCGCGCGTGATTGCCAACCGGTTTACCATGGGCTTGTCGTCGGCCACTATCAGGAATACTTTGCAGGACCTCGAAGAACTGGGTCTGGTGGAGCAGCCGCATACTTCGGCCGGACGGATACCGACCGATCTGGGTTATCGCGTCTATGTCGACTTTCTTTTGAAGCCGGATCAGCTTTCGGCCAAAGAAAAACTGGTGATTCGTGACGCCGTCCTCAAAGAAGGGCGCGGGGTGGATGCTATTCTCGGCCAGACCTGCAAAGTACTGGGTGACATTACGCGCGAATTGGGCGTGTCGATTGCGCCGCGGTTCGATGAAGGCGTGCTCAAGCGGCTTCAGTTGGTACCGATTAGCGACGAGCGGATCATGGTGATCGTTGTTGTCAAATCCGGCTTGGCCCGAAGTGTTATCATTGAGATACAGGCGGCTATCTCCGAGACATCGCTGCGCCAGGTTGAGGCGGTGCTCAACGAGCGCCTGTGTGGTTTGACACTGGGTGATATTCGTAGGACCATTACCGATCGATTGGCCGATGTGGCCGAGGGTGGCCGTTTGGTGAAACTGCTTTTGGATTCAAAAGACAGAATCTGGACCGACCTCGATCCCGACGGCATCCATGTGGCCGGCGCCGATCATCTTTTGCAGCAACCGGAGTTTGCGGATATAGCAAAGATTTCAGAATTGATGCGAGTACTGGAAAACGGCAGCCTGATTTCTGATTTCTTGAAAGAGGCTCATGATTCAGGTTTGGTTATAGTGATCGGGCAGGAAAACAAATACGCCGATGTTATAAACTGCTCGCTGGTGGCCACGTCGTATCGCGTCGGCAAAGTTACCGGCGCCATCGGCATTATCGGACCGACCCGGATGCCGTACTCCAAACTGGTTTCGGTGGTCGAGTACACGGCCAAGACAATCACCCAGGTACTTTCCGGAATTGACCAAGAGAAGGATCAATAACGATGGCAGACGACGACAAAGTCGATGAGGTCAAAGAAGTCGAGGTCAACTTCACCGAAAACGACAGGCCGGACGACGAACCTCAGGCAGTGACGGACGAACCGAAAGAGGAGACGGACACTGCCGAGCAGGAGACGGCGCCTGAGTTGACCGAGGAAGAACGGCTGACGGAACAGGTTGCTCAGCTTGAGGATCAACTCCTGCGCGCGGCGGCCGAGTTTGACAATTACAAAAAGCGGACAGCCCGCCGGTTTGAGCAGATTGTCCAGAGCGGGCAGGATAGAATCCTGTTGGAATTGCTTGAGGTGATCGACAATTTTGATCGCGCCCTGGCCCCCAATGGTGAACAAGATGATCTGGACGCCCATCGTAAGGGCATGAAGCTGATTTACGAGCAGTTGAATTCACTGCTTGGCAAGCACAACGTCGAACCGATTGAGGCAGTGGGCAAAGTGTTCGATCCCAACCTGCACGAAGCTCTGATGCAGACGGATAGCGATGAGTATCCGGAGGGAACGGTGGCCGTCGAAGTGGCCAAGGGTTATCGTCAAGGCGACAGAGTCATCCGCCACAGCAAAGTGGGCGTGGTGGGTGCGGCCGAAACGCAGAGTTCGGACGATGAGAGTGATGGGTAGGACCCAGCGCCGCGTTGGTGCCTGGTGTACGTCCTCGTGCTCCACGCTATTTAAGGGGCAGACGGGGACGGCCACAAGAAATGTCATGCTGAGCGCAGTCGAAGCACTGCGGCGACGGGGCCGCTCACAAGAACCGAGAGCGGTGACCAGGACTGGATAAGAAGATGGATTTGGAAAAACATAGCGTAAGGAGTGAGTAAAGTGGGTAAGATAATTGGAATCGATTTGGGCACAACCAATTCCTGTGTGGCCGTGATGGAGGGACAGGACCCGGTCGTGATCCCGAATCTGGAAGGTGCGCGCACGACCCCGTCTATCGTAGCTTTTGCCAAAGACGGCGAGCGGCTGGTCGGTGCGGCGGCTAAACGTCAGGCGGTGACCAATCCTGAGAACACGGTGTTCTCGATTAAACGATTCATGGGCCGCAACCACAACGAGGTCAGTTCAGAAGAAAAGATGGTTCCTTACGAGGTGACCGAAAACGAATCGGGTGCGGTGATAGTCGGGGCCGGTGGCGCCAAGCATTCACCGCCTGAGATATCGGCCATGATTCTCAGGTCGATGAAGCAGGCGGCCGAGAGCTATCTGGGCGAAGATGTTACCCAGGCCGTCATCACGGTGCCCGCCTATTTCAACGATGCCCAGCGTCAAGCTACCAAGGATGCCGGAAAGATCGCCGGTCTTGAAGTCGAGCGTATCATCAATGAGCCGACCGCTGCATCTCTGGCTTATGGACTCCAGAAAGAAGGCAACCACAAGATCGTTGTGTATGATTTGGGTGGTGGTACTTTCGACGTTTCGATTCTGGACATCGGTGATGGTGTCTTCGAAGTTCTGGCCACCAACGGCGATACTCATCTGGGTGGTGACGATTTCGATCAGGCTGTGATTGACTGGATGGCTGAGGAGTTTTTGAAGTCGAACGGTATCGACCTGCGCAAGGATCGCATGGCCTTACAGCGTCTCAAGGAAGCTGCGGAAAAGGCCAAGATAGAACTATCGACAACCATGCAGACCAATATCAACCTGCCGTTCGTCACCGCCGATCAGTCGGGACCCAAGCATCTGGACCTGACCTTGACGCGCGCCAAGTTCGAACAGTTGACCGAGAGTTTGATAGCACGATCGGTCGAACCGTGCAAAGCAGCCCTGGCCGATTCCAAGTTGTCTCAATCGGACATTAACGAAGTGGTATTGGTCGGTGGCATGACTCGCATGCCCAAAGTGATCGAATTGGTTAAAGAACTATTCGGGCGTGAACCGCACAAAGGTGTCAACCCGGACGAAGTGGTGGCTATCGGTGCCGCCATTCAGGGTGGTATCCTGGCCGGTGAGATGGGTGACAAGAATATCGTTTTACTCGATGTTACGCCTTTGTCGCTGGGGATCGAAACGCTGGGCGGCGTTATGACTCGATTGATCGACCGCAACACGACCATCCCGACGACCAAGTCGCAGATATTCTCGACGGCCGCCGACAATCAACCGGCCGTATCCATTCACGTTCTGCAGGGTGAGCGCACCACTGCTATCGACAATCGTACTCTGGGACGGTTTGATCTGGTCGGTATCCCACAAGCGCCGCGCGGCGTGCCGCAGATTGAAGTGACTTTCGATATCGACAAGAACGGCATCGTGCATGTCTCGGCCAAAGACAAAGCGACCGGCCAGGAACAGTCGATCAAAATCGAAGTGTCATCCGGGCTTTCCGATGAGGAAATCGACAAGATGGTCAATGACGCCGAGGTCCATGCCGAAGAGGACAAGCAGCGCGAGGAGTTGGTGAAAGCCCGCAACGAGGCGGATCAATTTGTTTACAGCACCGAGAAAACGCTCAAAGAGCATGGCGACAAGGTCTCCGAGGATGAGAAGAAGGCCATCGAAGAGAAAATGCAGGCTCTCAAAGATGCCCTGGGCGGCGACAACCTTGAGACGATCAACAAAGCCAAGGAAGAACTGATGACCGCGTCACACAAACTGGCTGAGGAGATGTACAAGGAAGCTCAGGCCGAGCAAGCCGCCCAAGGGGGTGGCGAGGCTTCTCCCGGGGCTGAGGATGCAGGGTCCAGCGAAGAAAAGCCGGCTGAAGATCCGACCTCCGATGCCGTGGACGCCGACTTTGAAGTGGTCGATGAGGACAAGAAGTAGCTGACCTATGGCCCAGCGCGACTATTACGAAATACTGGGTGTCGACCGCGGCGCTTCCGATAGCGACATCAAGTCGGCCTATCGCAAGTTGGCCCTTCAGTATCATCCGGACCGCAATCCGAACGACAGCTCGGCCGAAGATAGATTCAAGGAAGCCACCCAGGCCTACGAGGTCCTCAAGGATCCACAAAAACGTCAGACCTACGATCAGTTCGGTCATGCCGGGTTGGGCCAGGGCGGCGCAGGCTACGAGGGATTCGGCGGCTTTGACATAGGCGATGCGCTAAGAGCTTTCATGCGCGACTTCGGCGGCGGCGGGGGCGGCGGCGGATCGATATTCGATGATCTATTCGGTATGGGTGGCGGCGGAGGTCGACGCAGCAACCGCGGCGAAGACCTGCGGGCAAGGATGGAACTTACGCTCGAAGAGATTGCCACCGGTTGTGAGAAGTCAATCCGGGTCAAGAGGCTTAAACGGTGTGACCCTTGCGGCGGCTCCGGAGTTGCCGCCGGGTCGACACGGAACACCTGCCCGCAGTGCAAGGGTGCCGGCCGCGTGCGGACGCTCAGCAGAACATTCCTGGGGACCATTCAACAAGTCACCACCTGCAATCAATGTCGTGGCGCCGGGGAGATAATCTCCGAACCATGTTCCACCTGCCGAGGTGAAGGACGGGTCAGGGGAAATTCGACGGTGAATATCAAAGTGCCGCCCGGCGTCTCCGGGGGCAACTATATGATGGTCGAAAACATGGGCAACGCCGCTGCTCAGAACGGCGAGCCGGGCGATCTCATCGCGGTGTTCGAGGAAAAACCGCACGAATACTTTACTCGGCACGGCGACAACATGGTTTGCGACAAGACGATTTCTTTCACCACCGCCGCCCTGGGTGGATCGATCAGGGTTCCTACTCTGGAGTCTGAAGCCAATCTGAGAATCCCCGCCGGTACCCAGTCGGGCAAAGTCATGCGTCTGCGCGGAAAGGGAATTCCCCATTTGCATCGTGGCGGGCGAGGCGATCTGCTGGTCCGGATCACGGTGTGGGTGCCGACCAAACTGTCGGCTGAGGACAAACAGATTCTGGAGGGACTGGCCCGGTCCGAGTCGATGGCCCCGCCGGAGGGAAACAAGTCGTTCTTCGACAAACTTAGAGAGACGCTGGGCGTATGAACTCGGCCGATGGTGACACCATGTTCATTGAGGTCAGGGTGACCGTTGACCACGAGGTGGTGGATGCACTGTGCGACATTATCATCGAAAACTTCTCCCCGGGATTGATTCTTGAGGACGAGGAAGATTCCTCCGTGACGACAATCAAGTTCTATCACCCGGGATCGGATGCCGATGAGTACCTCAGACGGGTGAGTGCGTTTCTTAGTCGTTTGCCGGCCTTCCAGACAGCCCGCACGGCGGAGATCAGAAGCCGCACGGTGTCCAGTGTTGACTGGGAGCAGCAGTACCGCGACTCGATTGAGTCTATCGGCATCGAGCCGGGCATCGTTGTCCGGCCACCTTGGCAGGAGCCGATCGGGTCAGCGTTGTATGACATCGTTGTAGAACCAAAAATGGCTTTTGGTACCGGACGTCATGAGACTACTCGTTGCTGTCTAAAAGTTATAGCCGAACGTTTCCAACCGGGATGGCGATTTCTGGACCTTGGATGTGGTTCGGGGATACTCTCGATTCTGGCCGATAAGTTGAGCGCGTCGTTTATCAAAGGGATCGATTACGATCCCGAAGCCGTGGACAACTGCCGCGAGAACTTTCAGCTAAACAACGTCGCCGCACCTTTTGAGATTCTGTTGGGTTCCATTGAACTCTGCCGATTCGATCCGCCCTATCAGTTTGTCTGCGTGAACATCATCAAAGAGACGATTCTGGAGATGCTCCCAACCCTGAAAGACCTTACTGCCGACGACGGCATTGTTCTCCTGGCCGGACTCCTGGCGCGGGATCAGGCTGAAGTGAGAGCGAGCTTTTCAAAGGTCGGCTTAGTTGAGCTGGCCACCGTGGCCGATAACGAATGGCTGACCTTTGTCCTGAAGAAGGAGTCGGCGTGATGGACGCCCCGATCTTCCATGCGTCGGCCGAGGCGCTTGCCGGCGACCTGATAGAATTGTCCAAAGTGGAGAGCCATCACGCGGCATCGGTTTTACGTCTGAAGCGTGGGGACCTGGTTCTGATCGTCGATGGGTTGGGGCAGGCCAGCCGTGGGGAGATTGAAAGGATCGGGCGCGGCCGGAACGTTCGGGTGCTCGTGCATACGCGACACCGGAACTTCGGCGAGCCGGTCGTCCGTCTGACTCTGGCGGCCGGATTGTCGGTTGGCTCAAAACAGGACACCATATTACAGAAAGCCACCGAGCTTGGAATCAAACGATTCGTGCCCGTTTTGTCGGAACGGTCTCGCGTGAAACTTCAGGACCCCAAACGCACTCTGTCCAGGATAAAGCGGCTTGAAAAAGTTGCCCTGGCCGCAGTCAAACAGTGCCGTCGATCCTACCGCCCGGAAATCGCCGAGCCTGTCTCATTCGAGAGTTTCATAAGTACGACAGATCCTGCGACCGCAAACCTGATTTTCCACCAGTCAGATTCAGCCACCCCTCTTAGTGCGATGTTACCCGACGAAAACGTCTCCCGGGTGACAATATTGGTAGGACCTGAAGCCGGTTTTTCCGAGGATGAAATCGCAGCTGCCGCAGCGGCCGGCTACAGGCTGGTTTCCTTGGGCCGCCGTGTGCTCAGAAGTGAGAACGCAGCGCCGGTGGCGTGCGCTCTGGTGATGGCGCAGCTCGGAGAGTTGAGCTAACCGCGAAATTGGTCGATAAGCCAACATGCAGTTTTTCCCGTTCATTCTGGCCTGTGTAGCCGGACTTGTCGTTGGTTCATTCCTAAACGTGGTAATCTACCGAGTGCCGCGCAAGATCGGTTTTGTGGCCGGGAGTTCCCGATGTCCTCATTGTTCACAACCTCTGAAGTGGTTTCACAACATCCCACTGCTGAGCTTTCTTGCTCTACGAGGGAAGTGCGCCAACTGCAAAGAATCAATCTCTTTGAGATACCCGCTGGTAGAGCTGCTTAATTCACTGTTTTACCTGTACTGCTACTGGCAGTTCGGACTCAGCTTGCACTCGGTGGCTCTCGGTTTTTTGGCTTCCTCACTGTTGCTGATCTTTTTCATCGACCTGGATTTTCAGATCATTCCCGACAGTATCACGATCCCCGGGATGATTGTCGGCCTTGGTATCTCATTCGCCCCGGGCGGAATTGGAATTGTGAACGCCTTGATCGGACTGGTGGTCGGGGGTGGGGCCTTGTATGCCATTGCCGTTCTGGGTGACTGGCTGTTCAAAAAAGAATCGATGGGCGGCGGTGATATTAAGATGGCGGCCATGCTGGGATCATTTATGGGCTGGCAGAAAATCCTGTTGGTGTTTATAAGCTCGGCCGTCATCGGCGTTGTAGTGACCCTGGGCCTGATGCTTTTCTCGGCCCGGTTGCGCCGTGAACGGCTGGTACCGTTCGGACCTTTCCTGTCGGTCGCCGCTGTGTTGGCCCTGGTGGCCGGCGACCGCATTATCGAGTTCTACATTTCCAACTTTCTGCCCACGCCTTAGTCGGGCTTCTGATTCATCTTAATCTCGCCTTGGCCGATAAACGGCTTAGGACAATGAAAAAGAAATCTCACAAATTCGAGTCGGAAGTCCACCTCGGATTGCTGGCCATTATTCTGGTCCTGCTGGTTTTGAACGCCGGTTCGAACTATGTCTCCTACCATGCCCGAGTTGCCGAGCATGACAGGGTTGAAGGACGGCTCAACGATGCGGCGCTGATAATCAGTCGGCGGCTGGAGAGTTTTGGCCGCCCACAATTGACCAAGGAGCAACAACTCAAGCTAAGGCGTGAACAGAGTCTCAGCCGATTGGTCTATCTGCCGGTAACGCCGGCTCTGAGTCGACCGAGCGTAGACAGCGCCTGGTTGTCCACTCTCAAGCCGTTGCAGAGCGGCTTAGGTGATGTCGTTCAATACTTGGACGGGGCAGAGTTTAGACGGATTGTCCGGGGTGACAAGGATGAGTATTTATTGCTGTATCCCATGCCGGGACGGGTCGGCCACGGGCTGTTGGTGGTGGCCCGGCGGGCGCCGCTCCTGGCCTATCTGGACACGGCCGGTCGCACTATGGTTGCGGTGGGGATCGTGGCCGCTCTGTTGGTACTGGCCGTTTATGTCATGTTGTCACGATTCGTCTTATCACCGTTCCGGCGTATCCGGCAGGAGGCGCTCCAGGCCGGACGGGTGGTCGATGACGGTGCCGATGAAGTCGAGGCAATGGTGGCTGACTATCGACGCATCATCGAAGAACTGAAAGCCCAGGAAGCACAGCTCAGAAGATTAAATCAGGAGACACAACAACG encodes the following:
- the grpE gene encoding nucleotide exchange factor GrpE, translated to MADDDKVDEVKEVEVNFTENDRPDDEPQAVTDEPKEETDTAEQETAPELTEEERLTEQVAQLEDQLLRAAAEFDNYKKRTARRFEQIVQSGQDRILLELLEVIDNFDRALAPNGEQDDLDAHRKGMKLIYEQLNSLLGKHNVEPIEAVGKVFDPNLHEALMQTDSDEYPEGTVAVEVAKGYRQGDRVIRHSKVGVVGAAETQSSDDESDG
- the hrcA gene encoding heat-inducible transcriptional repressor HrcA, yielding MAFEHLSEREKQVLYNLITHYIQSADPVGSRVIANRFTMGLSSATIRNTLQDLEELGLVEQPHTSAGRIPTDLGYRVYVDFLLKPDQLSAKEKLVIRDAVLKEGRGVDAILGQTCKVLGDITRELGVSIAPRFDEGVLKRLQLVPISDERIMVIVVVKSGLARSVIIEIQAAISETSLRQVEAVLNERLCGLTLGDIRRTITDRLADVAEGGRLVKLLLDSKDRIWTDLDPDGIHVAGADHLLQQPEFADIAKISELMRVLENGSLISDFLKEAHDSGLVIVIGQENKYADVINCSLVATSYRVGKVTGAIGIIGPTRMPYSKLVSVVEYTAKTITQVLSGIDQEKDQ
- the dnaK gene encoding molecular chaperone DnaK, whose amino-acid sequence is MGKIIGIDLGTTNSCVAVMEGQDPVVIPNLEGARTTPSIVAFAKDGERLVGAAAKRQAVTNPENTVFSIKRFMGRNHNEVSSEEKMVPYEVTENESGAVIVGAGGAKHSPPEISAMILRSMKQAAESYLGEDVTQAVITVPAYFNDAQRQATKDAGKIAGLEVERIINEPTAASLAYGLQKEGNHKIVVYDLGGGTFDVSILDIGDGVFEVLATNGDTHLGGDDFDQAVIDWMAEEFLKSNGIDLRKDRMALQRLKEAAEKAKIELSTTMQTNINLPFVTADQSGPKHLDLTLTRAKFEQLTESLIARSVEPCKAALADSKLSQSDINEVVLVGGMTRMPKVIELVKELFGREPHKGVNPDEVVAIGAAIQGGILAGEMGDKNIVLLDVTPLSLGIETLGGVMTRLIDRNTTIPTTKSQIFSTAADNQPAVSIHVLQGERTTAIDNRTLGRFDLVGIPQAPRGVPQIEVTFDIDKNGIVHVSAKDKATGQEQSIKIEVSSGLSDEEIDKMVNDAEVHAEEDKQREELVKARNEADQFVYSTEKTLKEHGDKVSEDEKKAIEEKMQALKDALGGDNLETINKAKEELMTASHKLAEEMYKEAQAEQAAQGGGEASPGAEDAGSSEEKPAEDPTSDAVDADFEVVDEDKK
- a CDS encoding prepilin peptidase — encoded protein: MQFFPFILACVAGLVVGSFLNVVIYRVPRKIGFVAGSSRCPHCSQPLKWFHNIPLLSFLALRGKCANCKESISLRYPLVELLNSLFYLYCYWQFGLSLHSVALGFLASSLLLIFFIDLDFQIIPDSITIPGMIVGLGISFAPGGIGIVNALIGLVVGGGALYAIAVLGDWLFKKESMGGGDIKMAAMLGSFMGWQKILLVFISSAVIGVVVTLGLMLFSARLRRERLVPFGPFLSVAAVLALVAGDRIIEFYISNFLPTP
- a CDS encoding 16S rRNA (uracil(1498)-N(3))-methyltransferase, whose translation is MDAPIFHASAEALAGDLIELSKVESHHAASVLRLKRGDLVLIVDGLGQASRGEIERIGRGRNVRVLVHTRHRNFGEPVVRLTLAAGLSVGSKQDTILQKATELGIKRFVPVLSERSRVKLQDPKRTLSRIKRLEKVALAAVKQCRRSYRPEIAEPVSFESFISTTDPATANLIFHQSDSATPLSAMLPDENVSRVTILVGPEAGFSEDEIAAAAAAGYRLVSLGRRVLRSENAAPVACALVMAQLGELS
- a CDS encoding 50S ribosomal protein L11 methyltransferase, whose amino-acid sequence is MNSADGDTMFIEVRVTVDHEVVDALCDIIIENFSPGLILEDEEDSSVTTIKFYHPGSDADEYLRRVSAFLSRLPAFQTARTAEIRSRTVSSVDWEQQYRDSIESIGIEPGIVVRPPWQEPIGSALYDIVVEPKMAFGTGRHETTRCCLKVIAERFQPGWRFLDLGCGSGILSILADKLSASFIKGIDYDPEAVDNCRENFQLNNVAAPFEILLGSIELCRFDPPYQFVCVNIIKETILEMLPTLKDLTADDGIVLLAGLLARDQAEVRASFSKVGLVELATVADNEWLTFVLKKESA
- the dnaJ gene encoding molecular chaperone DnaJ; translated protein: MAQRDYYEILGVDRGASDSDIKSAYRKLALQYHPDRNPNDSSAEDRFKEATQAYEVLKDPQKRQTYDQFGHAGLGQGGAGYEGFGGFDIGDALRAFMRDFGGGGGGGGSIFDDLFGMGGGGGRRSNRGEDLRARMELTLEEIATGCEKSIRVKRLKRCDPCGGSGVAAGSTRNTCPQCKGAGRVRTLSRTFLGTIQQVTTCNQCRGAGEIISEPCSTCRGEGRVRGNSTVNIKVPPGVSGGNYMMVENMGNAAAQNGEPGDLIAVFEEKPHEYFTRHGDNMVCDKTISFTTAALGGSIRVPTLESEANLRIPAGTQSGKVMRLRGKGIPHLHRGGRGDLLVRITVWVPTKLSAEDKQILEGLARSESMAPPEGNKSFFDKLRETLGV